Proteins from one Hoplias malabaricus isolate fHopMal1 chromosome 2, fHopMal1.hap1, whole genome shotgun sequence genomic window:
- the LOC136677314 gene encoding polymeric immunoglobulin receptor-like produces the protein MKNLLIFTLYLISGAVDCSDVIGFTGGSVIITCKHKRYSWRPKVFCKMKTQSECDSTKSAHSYQQNIWVQNGRISVSDNSQQFTVLIKQLGSEDSGMYQCGESGRWSHDVNLTVITYPCCSGPERMTGFLRDTVTISCSYPEEFTTTSKAFYRQTNGNIDLITDTTESQKGRFSVSDDTSSKVVSVRISDVREEDGGVYYCGALGGGESVSYESLFTEIQLQVTGSSTAIIIIIIILTVSVCVTLLLIGGLVLIYKLRHSLVTLDNQTATLNTTTNDYENDLPRNINISPEYYTPKAKSHQSDSVYQNLAQSAHQSDSAYQSLQEV, from the exons ATGAAGAATCTTCTCATCTTCACCCTCTacctgatctcag GTGCAGTGGACTGCTCTGATGTGATTGGATTCACAGGAGGAAGTGTTATAATCACCTGTAAACACAAACGCTATTCATGGCGACCAAAGGTTTTTTGCAAAATGAAAACACAATCTGAGTGTGATTCCACAAAATCAGCTCATTCATACCAACAGAATATATGGGTTCAGAACGGCAGGAtttctgtttctgataactcccaGCAGTTCACAGTGCTCATAAAACAACTGGGATCAGAAGATAGTGGAATGTATCAGTGTGGAGAATCTGGAAGATGGAGTCATGATGTGAACCTGACAGTGATTACAT atCCGTGTTGTTCGGGTCCAGAGAGAATGACTGGTTTTCTGAGAGACACTGTCACCATCAGCTGTTCATATCCAGAGGAGTTTACTACAACATCTAAAGCTTTCTACAGACAGACCAATGGAAATATAGATTTAATCACAGATACCACAGAGTCTCAGAAAGGCAGATTCTCCGTCTCTGACGACACAAGCTCCAAAGTTGTCAGTGTGAGAATCAGTGATGTGAGAGAAGAAGATGGAGGAGTTTATTACTGTGGAGCTTTGGGTGGAGGAGAATCAGTCAGTTACGAATCCCTCTTCACAGAGATTCAACTGCAGGTCACTG GTTCCTCTACCgctattattatcatcatcatcatcctcactgtgagtgtgtgtgtgacgctGTTGCTGATTGGAGGACTAGTCCTGATTTACAAACTGAGACACA GTTTAGTCACATTGGACAACCAGACAGCAACACTCAATACA acTACTAATGATTATGAAAATGATCTACCTAGAAACATCAACATAAGTCCAGAGTACTACACCCCAAAGGCCAAAAGCCACCAGTCAGATTCAGTCTACCAGAATTTAGCTCAGAGTGCCCACCAATCAGATTCAGCCTACCAGAGTCTACAAGAAGTCTAA